A stretch of DNA from Lotus japonicus ecotype B-129 chromosome 4, LjGifu_v1.2:
GTCAACTTTGTAATGAAAAAAAGTAGTGAGACAAGATAGTGGATGTGAAAGAGCTTAAGAGGATTCTTGAAACAAAAAGAATCATCCCGATTGAAACCATGAGACTCAACTGCAGATCAAACAAACTCCAACTCAAGCCATTGGGAAGCTTGGGGGAAAATAAATGTGAAATACGTGATAGTGGGCCTAAAAGAGCCCAAGATAATTCTTGGATCTCTAAAAGGTTGAAAGCTGAATGTAAGGTTGTAGGTGATGTTATCCAAGACTCTTAAATAATGCGAGCAATAAATCGAGCTACGAGATATAAAGTGTCACACCGCCTCATAAATAAACTCAGCAAATTGAAGCACCTGACTAAACCTCAAACAAAAAAACACATGGGTAGCAAGAAGAAAAACTAGAACATCTTTAAAATTGCTCCCACCCAAAGCAAGTTAAATGATACACCATTCGAGGTCGTTCCCCACGCTTGAGGATGGGTTGGCACCAAGAATGTGAAATCTTAACCGCCTATGTTCTCCAACACCGGGGCAAGTACATGAGATCAAAAGTCAGAACACATCATGTGTTGCGCAATGATACAAAATGAAGTTGACGTAACCGGAAAATCTGACATCTAAACCTAAAGAATCCTCACCGTATAAAAATATGCCACCAAAGTGAGATGTAATgaaataacacaagaaagggaggTTTGAACTGTGTTGTAGAAAAACTATGTTTTTTAAAAGATTATTAGTTTCAAAATCTTTTGGAGAATGTTTAGTGCAACGACTAAAAAAGCAGAATAGTAAAGGATATATACAAAGTCTTTTCATCCTGGTTCACCCCTAAACGATAGAGCTACGTCTAGTCTTTGCCtttaccaagatttcactatccACCAAGTATTCAGGACTTCTCCTTTACAAgtattatcaaggacttctttacaagtattatcaaggacttctcctacaatttTTTTCAAGATTGTTTGCTTCTACAAGattctcttctcacaagagTAATAGTAGAAAGTTTCTGAGCACGTGAACTATACAAAGTATTGAAGATGATTTGACTCTTAAGAAATACTTTTAGTTCTAGATCTAGAGAGAATAGAATGtaaagatttgactcttaaggTTTGTTCTCTCAGACAGTGTGAGGGTTTTTTTCACTTTATGCTCTATGAAGATTTCTAAGTCAGAGAATAAATTCTTGCGTTGATAATCTTGTTGCTGAAAATCTTCAAGTCCTCTTTTTATACTTCAAGTGCTTCTAGGGTTTGTTGAGAGTCGTTGGAGCGTGTAGAGCACATAAAGTTCTAGTTGTTGGATCATACAGTTCGTTCGTCAtgtgcattaaatgcatggcACTCTTTGACTGAGACTTGTTACCACAAAGATGTATCTTGTCAGCTAGTTGGTAGCACTTGAACTTTGTTCCTTTCCTTTAGAGATAGAAAGAGGAAACTCGATTGTGACAACGTTATACTTGTTCCCTTGGTCAATGTGCTTTGTAGTGTATCACGTGAATCTTTTGCGCTTGACTTCCTCTCCAAGATTGTTAGAGATATTTTCCAAACTTAAAATGGTATCAATTCTTCAGACACTTCAATTTTCTTCATTGGATAGTCTTCTGTCTTCAGTCTTCAGAAAGTCTCCTTTCCTTCTTTAGACAATATTCTTTCTTTAGATAGTATTCTTTACTTCTTTATACAATCTTCTTTCTTTAAACgaccttctttctttctttccattGGTCAGATTAAGTTAGACGATAAGAGTTGACCAACCAATTAGAGCTTCTTCTCAGGGATTGAACTGTCTTATGTATATATTGCTTGACTTGGACAAAATAACGTAGGCATAGACGATAAGTCATTGTGTTCGCCGGAGTAAAAGCCGATTTTAGTCCTTGAACATAAGGAAAATAGCTGGTTTTCGTCCCCGCCGGAGTGGTGGCGCTGACCACCGTCTCCACATGTGCCGGCCATCCTACCTGGCACGTCCACCGTAGCTTCTACAATAACGATATACTTTGCCAACACATTTTTCTAACTTGGACTGCCATGACAAAACTGAAGGAGGcttaactcaacccaaaagttagttcaagagttaaggtttgcacaaccatatataagcaattgcttggccacatctctagccaatgtcgGACTCTAACAACAACTCCTCCTGCAAAAGTCACAATGTATCCAGAAGTGAACTTATTGGAATTCACATCACCAGTCATGTCTGCATCTTTGAAACCATCTAACATACGACTACCGATCCCAAAGCACAAAGAGGTTATAGCTAGAAGTATCTCTGAGACTCTGAGTTATTTTCACAACTTGTTAATGCTCTTTACCAGGATTAGAGAGGAAACGTTTGATCACGCTAACTACATGAGCAATATCTGCTCTTGTACATATCATCACATATGTCAAGTTTCCCACAGCAGATGCATATATGAAATCTTCTGCATTAATTCTTTATATTTCTGACTTGTAGAATAATGCTGATCAGAGATTAACTGATGTGAAGTTTCCCATACTAAACCTCTCATGTACCTTTTCATCAGGCAATTTCTTCACAAACATACAAAAGGAGTTtttgtatactctgatgttaaTGTAATCTCTAAGTCTGAGCCGCCTCAATTAAACTAATCTCATGACAGTCTAATGTAGGGATacctttggaaaaaaaaattattataaataaacacACACTTTTAATCACTGAAGCCCTTTTaatttttcctcttgtaacaaaaaaatcactGAAGCCCTTACACTTAGAGCCAATGTGAGAAGTAGAGCCAAATCACGAGGTAACTTTCCTTCTTTCTGTATGTGGTAACTTTTAATCATGAGTTCATATATACATTTTTTCTTTGCCCACTGAATTTATAGGTAGCTAATGGTTTTCACTTTGCAAGCTAAGTTTAGCAGCTCAGTGACTCTTGGCTTTATCCAACTGATattcatttatatatttatatatatgtttataaacAACCAACTATCTCACACAAAGTTTAAGCAACACATAGGAATTTTTTTGATATTTTGTATATTTTCTAAAAGAAACTTGAATGACACAGAAAGCATGGAGAAAGTTCTTGACATATGTTGGACCTGGTTTCCTAGTCTCCTTAGCTTACCTTGACCCTGGAAACAGTAATTAACACACTCTGTATCTCTTTATAAATCATCTTATTCCTCATCACTCTCTTAATTGCATGTGCTTAGCTACTAGTTATTTTCGATTTTCGGCTTTTCGCAGTGGAAACTGATCTGCAAGCTGGAGCTAGCCACAGATATGAGGTATAGTAATTAACAAACAaaccaagaaaagaaaaaccaaaGCCTGAATTAATTTGAATAAATAGATATTGCACACCCAAAATTCTATCTGGTTTGAGTTTTTGTTAGCTTGAGTAAAATGTGCAAGTCCAAAAATTGATATTATGTCGCTGCTGTGTTCAGCTGTTGTGGTTGGTACTGGTTGGACTGATATTTGCACTTATAATTCAGTCATTGGCTGCGAACCTCGGCGTGATCACCGGTAAGATCAAAATTAAGAACATGTCTTCAAAGCTAATCTCAACCAACTATGTAAAGTTGAATGCTCAAAATTTACATGTATATATTTGGCAGGGAAACACCTTTCAGAAGTATGCAAAATTGAGTACCCATTATCTGTGAAGTACTGCTTGTGGTTATTAGCTGAGGTTGCTGTCATAGCTTCAGACATACCTGAAGGTACTGATTTATTTTCCAGAGTAAGAGTACTTCAACCAGTGATCAATCACTATGAAAAAAGATAATGAAATGATACAATGATATTTAACTACTAACAGACTCACATGACTAACTAATCACCTAAGTAACAAACTAACTCACTAATCAATAATACATCTTGTTTTTTCCCTTCCAACCACAGTCATTCAATTAAAGAATGAGATAAACTTAATTAGTATTCCTAATTAGATTTGTAAAGTCATTAATTTTATCCAAACTTGATATTTTGTTGCAGTGATTGGCACAGCCTTTTCTCTTAACATACTCTTCCACATCCCTTTATGGGTAGGAGTTCTGATGAGTGGCTGCAGCACTCTCTTGCTTCTGAGTCTGCAGAGATTTGGGGTAGTTCAATAGTAATGCTTATTTTTCTTTAACTAGTCTCTATATATTGTTAAACTACATTGTAAATGAACACTACATAGAAATTTTCCTCTCTTCACCTTTAAGATTGTTTAGTTAGATTCTTTATTGGGGTGTTTCTGCAGGTGAGGAAGTTGGAACTACTGATAACAATCCTAGTTTTCATAATGGCTGCGTGTTTCTTCGCGGAAATGAGCTTTGTAAATGTCCCGACTTCGGAAGTACTAAAGGGAATGTTTGTCCCCAAACTCGATGGCGTTGGAGCCGTAGGAGATGCAATTGCCCTTCTCGGCGCCCTCATCATGCCGTATACTCACTCTTTCCATTTAACAACCGTTCACTGgcagtgtaaaaaaaattttacACAGTCAACCAATTAAAAAAGTTCATGCACTGTAAACATTCACTACCTAAAGTTTTGCTTTGGACAAAATACAGGCACAATCTTTTCCTCCACTCTGCTCTGGTTCTGTCTAGAAAAGTTCCCATTTCTGTTCGAAGCATCAATGTTAGCCATCCTTGGATTAAAGAGATCATCTTCAAGTGATAAACTTTAAATATCATATAAAACTCATATTATATTGACTTATCTGATTGATTATGCAGGATGCATCAAGGTACTTTCTTATAGAAAGCGGGTTAGCATTGTTTGTAGCATTTCTGATCAATGTTGCAATGGTTTCTGTTACGGGAACTGTTTGTTTTTCCAAAAACCTTTCTGCAGAAGATACAGATCTCTGCAATGATCTCAACCTTAACTCTGCTTCTTTCCTTCTCAAGGTTCTTCATTCAGTTCACTAGATAAAAGTttctacaatcaaatcataataTAAAACTTTGTTCCTAATTACACCAAGCTATGTTGCATGTAATTTCGATTTCTGTCAACCGCAGAATACCTTGGGACGGTCAAGCTCAACCGTTTATGCGATAGCACTTCTTGCTTCAGGACAAAGCTCTACTATAACTGGAACCTATGCAGGACAGTACATTATGCAGGTATATAACAATTCAGGAACATCATTAACAAAAATTGAATGAAGAAATGCAACTAGAATGTCTTGTTGAAGgatttattaaatttatgtgGTTGTTTGGTTGCTGCTACACAGGGTTTCTTGGAGATAAAGATGAAAAGATGGAAAAGGAACTTGATGACTAGGTGCATTTCCATAGCACCTAGTCTTATTGTTTCCATCATTGGTGGTTCTTCTGGGTCTGGTCGCCTTATTATCATTGCATCAGTCTGTATATTCTGAGTTCTCATTGTTCTTTTCACATAGTCAAAGAGGATTAAATTATACAAGCATTTATACTTGAACACCAACTATGAACTTGTTTTGCAGATGATACTTTCTTTTGAGCTTCCATTTGCTTTAATTCCACTTCTCAAGTTTAGCTGCAGCAGTACCAAGATGGGACCTCACAAGAGTTCTTTGATTGTGAGTTTCCATTTTCCATCTCTATATATGTATGTGTATGTATGTAAATACATAGGCTCAAGATCTTCTGTCCCTAAATTGTGTCTCGATTTTCTATCCCACCAATGAAATCTtatcatgtcaattaaaaaaaaacgcgAGTGGGGGGAAGTACCAAAACCTACATCGTTGTTTTTAGTTGACATGTCAACATTTTATCAATGGGACAAAAACTAGGGACTCGGATTTCGTGTTGTCAAGGAATCTTGCATTCGGTGAAAAGTCCTCAACCATCCAATCTTGAACAGAGGGGTCAAACTTAAAGTTATTACCTTAAAATAGTCTCTTTATACCTAGGCCTTAGGATCTTTTGATCGAACCTTGTAGTTCCCTGACTTTACCGAATTCAGGATTCCCTGGCTGCAGAGAATCTGAATTAGAGAATTAGACATTAGGAGATTTTAATCCTTATACATATGTTGCTCAATTTTGGTTAATAGAATGGtagattttcatttttatataaaatggCCATAGCCATTAAGGTTAGTGAAATTCTTTAGATTTGAAAACATGTGACATAATCTTCTTGCAGATCATTATCATCTCATGGATACTAGGCT
This window harbors:
- the LOC130710043 gene encoding metal transporter Nramp7.2-like produces the protein MTQKAWRKFLTYVGPGFLVSLAYLDPGNMETDLQAGASHRYELLWLVLVGLIFALIIQSLAANLGVITGKHLSEVCKIEYPLSVKYCLWLLAEVAVIASDIPEVIGTAFSLNILFHIPLWVGVLMSGCSTLLLLSLQRFGVRKLELLITILVFIMAACFFAEMSFVNVPTSEVLKGMFVPKLDGVGAVGDAIALLGALIMPHNLFLHSALVLSRKVPISVRSINDASRYFLIESGLALFVAFLINVAMVSVTGTVCFSKNLSAEDTDLCNDLNLNSASFLLKNTLGRSSSTVYAIALLASGQSSTITGTYAGQYIMQGFLEIKMKRWKRNLMTRCISIAPSLIVSIIGGSSGSGRLIIIASMILSFELPFALIPLLKFSCSSTKMGPHKSSLIIIIISWILGLGIIGANVYFLSTSFVKWLIHSSLPKVANVFIGTIVFPLMAVYIISTIYLTFRKDTVKIYTETKNIDTVQRHVEKGTLDNDQLELRNAPYREDLASIPLPE